A stretch of the Ostrea edulis chromosome 9, xbOstEdul1.1, whole genome shotgun sequence genome encodes the following:
- the LOC130049934 gene encoding uncharacterized protein LOC130049934, which produces MLVNHDRMKKCEDRDLPRWLANARERYLAEKGSCQAIDEGVHAKTPTGAVSELEGIPRTQDPASLQDPEVAQVPPEEPIPTPKRRRRRPRKHRALSPAPPSAPSGKTRYCLCRQADDGKLMIQCDRCEEWFHGKCVGETT; this is translated from the exons ATGCTGGTCAACCATGACCGCATGAAAAAGTGCGAGGACCGTGACTTACCTCGCTGGCTTGCCAATGCCCGGGAGAGGTACTTAGCTGAAAAGGGCTCATGTCAGGCCATAGACGAAGGGGTTCATGCCAAAACCCCTACCGGGGCTGTGTCAGAGCTGGAAGGCATCCCGAGGACACAGGACCCGGCAAGTCTCCAGGATCCAGAGGTTGCACAGGTTCCCCCGGAGGAACCAATCCCTACACCGAAGCGCAGACGGAGAAGACCGCGTAAACATCGCGCGCTGTCACCGGCTCCCCCGAGTGCCCCCTCGGGGAAAACGCGCTATTGCCTCTGCCGCCAGGCGGACGATGGCAAACTTATGATACAGTGTGATAGGTGTGAGGAGTGGTTTCATGGGAAGTGTGTGGGA GAAACAACGTGA